From one Microbacterium sp. 10M-3C3 genomic stretch:
- a CDS encoding MFS transporter permease, which translates to MTRPRPRGVLIAAAVGALLVTLVAAALYAPIVAFLAGVAATTAGVVPFPALTVVGATALGAVVVLVLLVLAITRRRTPTAWVLAVCAVLVALAVAVVPPVVVVTASAERASEVGPLIADLWSRWTG; encoded by the coding sequence ATGACCCGGCCTCGTCCGCGGGGCGTGCTGATCGCCGCGGCCGTCGGAGCGCTGCTCGTCACGCTCGTCGCGGCCGCCCTGTATGCGCCGATCGTCGCGTTCCTCGCCGGCGTCGCCGCCACGACCGCGGGCGTCGTGCCGTTCCCGGCGCTCACGGTCGTGGGCGCGACGGCGCTCGGCGCGGTCGTCGTGCTCGTGCTCCTCGTGCTCGCGATCACCCGGCGTCGGACGCCTACGGCGTGGGTGCTCGCGGTGTGCGCGGTGCTCGTCGCACTCGCGGTGGCCGTCGTGCCGCCGGTGGTCGTCGTCACCGCGTCAGCCGAGCGTGCGAGCGAGGTCGGCCCGCTCATCGCCGACCTGTGGTCGCGATGGACGGGCTGA
- a CDS encoding S8 family serine peptidase, translating to MIPKPGALVAVFAVTVALIAATPVAASAAPPQNCRLLPVDVDPVLHSDAARAEFGVDGTGIKVGVISNSFDANATYSTAAQNVQQGLLPGPGNPCGYETPVAVLSDLHNVTPTPDDEGRAMLQQVHGVAPGAALYFATAGADLGDLTGAITLMRNAGVDVIIDDVIPLTEPFYQESLEAQAIADAVASGITYVTAAGNNTLLARNPGTTEVTPVGSWETTAYRPAPCDPGLVVPAVAGYTTYDCLDFDPGLAAPTITSFVTLPAANAAVEVNGRYYVSLPVAMQWAEPFGESKAKFEMLISLDGAAPLVVPPDGATDPLRAGSFAVDVTDKRDPTDLIPDEVTMDISIVRYLDGTSATDITPPLGFVFGTDGPQWIVSSDIMQSQGPDTVGRSIAGHNGAPAAITTAASGAFDDDRLDYFSSLGPVTYYVTPEGATPAGPLPQPQPVGKPDLLSVDGARQNVMVGAPTATPGVFLFYGTSAAAPSAGAVAALALQLNPQLSPAEIRSLLVATAAPQPSPYPLLPAAVSVGAGLIDARAMLDAVEAALPVPDPDNPAPRPVLAASGGGDAASAGIAALALVALGAVLVTVRGRRRRAS from the coding sequence GTGATCCCCAAGCCGGGTGCGCTCGTCGCCGTCTTCGCCGTCACCGTGGCCCTCATCGCGGCCACTCCCGTCGCTGCATCCGCCGCGCCACCGCAGAATTGCCGTCTGCTGCCGGTCGATGTCGACCCCGTCTTGCACTCCGATGCTGCGCGCGCGGAGTTCGGAGTCGATGGGACCGGCATCAAGGTCGGCGTCATCTCCAACTCGTTCGACGCCAACGCCACCTACAGCACCGCGGCGCAGAACGTGCAGCAGGGCCTGCTGCCCGGACCCGGCAATCCCTGCGGATACGAGACGCCGGTCGCCGTGCTGTCCGATCTGCACAACGTCACGCCGACGCCCGACGACGAAGGACGGGCGATGCTGCAGCAGGTGCACGGGGTCGCCCCGGGCGCCGCGCTGTACTTCGCGACGGCCGGCGCCGACCTCGGCGACCTCACCGGGGCCATCACGCTCATGAGGAACGCCGGCGTCGACGTCATCATCGACGACGTCATCCCCCTCACCGAGCCGTTCTACCAGGAGTCGCTCGAGGCGCAGGCCATCGCCGACGCCGTCGCGAGCGGCATCACCTACGTCACGGCAGCGGGGAACAACACCTTGCTCGCCCGGAATCCGGGCACCACCGAGGTGACGCCGGTCGGCTCGTGGGAGACGACGGCGTACCGCCCCGCGCCGTGCGACCCCGGCCTCGTCGTGCCCGCGGTCGCCGGATACACGACTTACGACTGCCTCGACTTCGACCCCGGCCTCGCGGCACCCACCATCACGTCGTTCGTCACCCTCCCGGCCGCGAATGCCGCGGTCGAGGTGAACGGTCGCTACTACGTGAGCCTGCCGGTGGCCATGCAGTGGGCGGAGCCCTTCGGCGAGAGCAAAGCCAAGTTCGAGATGCTGATCTCCCTCGACGGCGCGGCTCCGCTCGTCGTACCCCCGGACGGCGCCACGGACCCGCTGCGCGCGGGCAGTTTCGCCGTGGACGTCACCGACAAGCGCGATCCCACCGACCTCATCCCGGACGAGGTCACGATGGACATCTCGATCGTGCGGTACCTCGACGGCACGAGCGCCACCGACATCACGCCTCCCCTCGGCTTCGTGTTCGGAACCGACGGACCGCAGTGGATCGTCAGCTCCGACATCATGCAGTCGCAGGGCCCCGACACGGTCGGACGCTCGATCGCCGGCCACAACGGCGCACCGGCGGCGATCACGACCGCAGCCTCCGGAGCGTTCGACGACGATCGCCTGGACTACTTCAGCTCGCTCGGCCCGGTCACCTACTACGTGACCCCCGAGGGCGCGACGCCCGCCGGTCCGCTGCCGCAGCCGCAGCCGGTCGGCAAGCCCGACCTGCTCTCAGTCGACGGCGCACGCCAGAACGTCATGGTGGGAGCGCCCACGGCGACCCCGGGCGTCTTCCTCTTCTACGGCACATCGGCCGCCGCGCCGTCGGCCGGAGCAGTGGCCGCGCTCGCACTGCAGCTGAACCCGCAGCTGTCCCCCGCCGAGATCCGGTCGCTGCTCGTGGCGACCGCTGCGCCGCAGCCGTCGCCGTACCCGCTGCTGCCGGCGGCGGTGTCGGTCGGGGCCGGGCTCATCGATGCGCGCGCGATGCTCGATGCCGTGGAGGCTGCGCTGCCGGTGCCCGATCCCGACAATCCGGCCCCCCGACCCGTCCTGGCGGCAAGCGGCGGAGGCGATGCGGCGTCCGCCGGTATCGCGGCGCTCGCACTGGTCGCCCTCGGAGCGGTACTCGTCACGGTGCGCGGTCGCCGGCGTCGCGCCTCCTGA
- a CDS encoding PLD nuclease N-terminal domain-containing protein, protein MPILALLTLAIMITALIDAITRREDQVKHLPKFAWIILIVLLPFIGSVLWFTIGREWSAPREAMSFGDPRRWSADAAAPAPAPRPREPRSTTEQLADLEREIEIAKLEEELRRRRAATDDAV, encoded by the coding sequence GTGCCGATCCTCGCGCTGCTGACCCTCGCCATCATGATCACGGCGCTGATCGACGCGATCACGCGGCGCGAAGACCAGGTGAAGCACCTCCCGAAGTTCGCGTGGATCATCCTGATCGTGCTCCTGCCGTTCATCGGCTCGGTGCTGTGGTTCACGATCGGGCGCGAATGGTCGGCACCGCGCGAGGCGATGAGCTTCGGCGACCCGCGGCGCTGGTCGGCGGATGCAGCGGCTCCGGCCCCCGCGCCGCGCCCACGGGAACCCCGCTCCACCACGGAGCAGCTGGCCGATCTCGAGCGGGAGATCGAGATCGCCAAGCTCGAGGAGGAGCTCCGGCGCCGCCGAGCGGCGACCGACGACGCCGTCTGA
- a CDS encoding YbhB/YbcL family Raf kinase inhibitor-like protein, with amino-acid sequence MALKLGTLTISSPDFDELGRIPDRFTADGGNEVPRIRFSGVPEDAVELALICHDPDAPLPNGFTHWVVYGIAPDTTELDVDAEGVRQAPNGAGAAQWYGPQPPEGHGEHHYYFWVYALSRRVEGEPSREEFLAQYGDDVIQQARTVGTYSR; translated from the coding sequence ATGGCGCTCAAGCTCGGTACCCTCACGATCTCCAGCCCCGACTTCGACGAACTCGGCCGCATCCCCGACCGGTTCACCGCCGACGGCGGCAACGAGGTGCCCCGCATCCGCTTCTCGGGTGTGCCCGAGGACGCCGTCGAGCTCGCGCTGATCTGCCACGACCCGGATGCTCCGCTGCCGAACGGATTCACGCACTGGGTCGTGTATGGCATCGCGCCGGACACGACGGAGCTCGACGTCGACGCCGAGGGTGTGCGGCAGGCGCCGAACGGCGCGGGTGCCGCCCAGTGGTACGGCCCGCAGCCGCCCGAGGGCCACGGCGAGCACCACTACTACTTCTGGGTGTACGCCCTGTCGCGCCGGGTCGAGGGCGAGCCCTCGCGCGAGGAGTTCCTCGCGCAGTACGGCGACGACGTCATCCAGCAGGCCCGCACGGTGGGCACCTACTCCCGCTGA
- a CDS encoding DUF6804 family protein: MRGLGWQRNALAPGILAAITLFVAPALIAAGWGQVVLYIVAILAAIVGWFAAQAKQWVWVAVFAVIVVLWNPIYPWPWEGGVRIAWIAAQPIAAIVFLVAGAVIKVRRD, from the coding sequence ATGCGCGGCCTAGGCTGGCAGCGCAACGCGCTCGCGCCCGGCATCCTCGCCGCGATCACGCTCTTCGTCGCCCCAGCGCTCATCGCCGCAGGCTGGGGCCAGGTGGTGCTCTATATCGTCGCGATCCTCGCCGCGATCGTGGGGTGGTTCGCGGCCCAGGCGAAGCAGTGGGTCTGGGTCGCGGTGTTCGCGGTTATCGTCGTGCTGTGGAACCCCATCTACCCCTGGCCGTGGGAGGGCGGCGTCCGCATCGCGTGGATCGCCGCCCAGCCCATAGCCGCCATCGTGTTCCTCGTCGCCGGCGCGGTGATCAAGGTGCGCCGGGACTGA
- a CDS encoding HNH endonuclease signature motif containing protein yields the protein MENTARRAPHGGESHAWTSARVDAVTARAKARAALEAANIRDLATLAQDAIAAGDQSGSRSSRERDMAMRSLAAELALATHQSDHTTQRQLSDAYSLVTCFPATVSALETGRIQMPHVGIIHRIGTRLPAEVREAWESVVLDFAADTTPGRTNAFATALAEKVDPRGMTDRFETANAMRAVSVIELDDGMALLQVRLPATLAYGIKDRIRRMAKQLKAEADAERARIAVDEAEAARRMAEDVLGGAAPDLPVSGAAEPFIADTRNADQIQADLVADLLLTAAPAIDPTLDRSPGGLGAIRAVVQVVVPVTTLTGTTDAGAMLNGQIPVDPATAKRLAGDAPGWDRVMCHPVTGSVLATDRYTPTADQVRFLRARDQHCRMPGCRQPAVRCDIDHNHEHQHGGRTDVCNLCHLCKRHHTLKTETEWTVEQTAGGVLHFTTPLGRHYREAPPPRVMFVPDTEPPPF from the coding sequence ATGGAGAACACCGCCCGACGCGCACCCCATGGGGGTGAGTCGCACGCCTGGACGAGCGCGCGGGTCGATGCGGTGACGGCACGCGCGAAGGCGCGCGCTGCGCTGGAAGCCGCGAACATCCGCGACCTCGCCACGCTCGCGCAGGATGCGATCGCAGCGGGCGACCAGTCGGGATCGCGGTCGTCGCGGGAGCGCGACATGGCGATGCGGTCGCTGGCCGCCGAGCTGGCGCTCGCCACTCATCAGAGCGACCACACCACGCAGCGTCAGCTGTCCGACGCGTACTCGCTCGTGACGTGCTTCCCGGCGACGGTGAGCGCACTCGAGACCGGCCGTATCCAGATGCCGCACGTGGGCATCATCCACCGGATCGGCACCCGCCTCCCCGCGGAGGTGCGCGAAGCGTGGGAGTCCGTTGTCCTCGATTTCGCCGCCGACACGACTCCCGGCCGGACGAATGCGTTCGCCACCGCACTGGCCGAGAAGGTCGACCCGCGCGGAATGACCGACCGGTTCGAGACCGCCAACGCCATGCGGGCCGTGAGCGTCATCGAGCTCGACGACGGCATGGCCCTGCTGCAGGTGCGGCTTCCCGCGACCCTCGCCTACGGGATCAAAGACCGCATCCGCCGCATGGCGAAGCAGCTCAAGGCGGAGGCCGACGCCGAACGCGCCCGCATCGCCGTCGACGAAGCCGAAGCGGCGCGACGGATGGCCGAAGACGTGCTCGGCGGCGCCGCACCCGACCTCCCCGTCTCAGGCGCAGCAGAGCCTTTCATCGCCGACACCCGCAACGCCGACCAGATCCAGGCCGACCTCGTCGCCGACCTGCTGCTCACCGCGGCCCCCGCGATCGACCCGACGCTCGACCGGTCTCCGGGCGGGCTCGGTGCGATCCGCGCGGTGGTGCAGGTCGTCGTGCCCGTCACCACGCTGACCGGTACGACGGACGCCGGGGCGATGCTGAACGGACAGATTCCCGTCGACCCGGCCACCGCGAAGCGCCTCGCCGGCGACGCCCCCGGATGGGACCGGGTCATGTGCCACCCCGTCACCGGCAGTGTCCTCGCCACCGACCGGTACACCCCCACCGCCGACCAGGTGCGATTCCTCCGCGCGCGCGACCAGCACTGCCGCATGCCCGGATGCCGCCAGCCCGCCGTGCGGTGCGACATCGACCACAACCACGAACACCAGCACGGCGGCCGCACCGACGTGTGCAACCTCTGCCACCTCTGCAAACGACATCACACCCTGAAGACCGAGACCGAGTGGACCGTCGAGCAGACCGCGGGAGGGGTGCTGCACTTCACCACACCGCTCGGCCGGCACTACCGGGAAGCTCCACCGCCCCGAGTGATGTTCGTCCCCGATACCGAGCCGCCACCGTTCTGA